In Micromonospora cremea, the genomic window CACGGACGACGACGTCCTGCTCGCCATGGAGGTCGTTCGGGAGGGTCTGGACGTTCTGGTGGCCACGAACGGGGGATACGCGAAACGGACCCCGATCGAGGAATACCCGGTGCAGGGCCGGGGAGGTAAGGGCGTGTTGACTGCGAAGATCACCGAGCGGCGCGGTGGTCTGGTCGGCGCGGTGGTGATCGACCCGGACGACGAGCTGTTCGCGATCACCAGCAACGGTGGTGTCATCCGGACTCCGGTGAAGCCTGTACGCCGTACGCGTGACCGGAACACAATGGGGGTCAAGCTGATGGACCTCCCGGACGGCGTGACTATCGTGGCCATTGCTCGCAATGCCGACGAACCCGACGAACAGGACTAGTTGAATGACGGAGACACAGGCGAAGTCGGGGAACACGGGGACCTCGGCCAACCCGGTCGACGAGGAGGCCGCCAAGGGCGGCACACCAGCGACCGGCCGCGCGGCCGTGGGCCGGGCAACGGTCCCCGCCGACGCGCCTGCCCCGAAATTCACCCGGGCTCCCGGCATGACACCCCCACCGGACCAGCCCGGCGAGGACGGTGGGTCGGGCGACAAGACCGAGCCGTCCGGTGTCGAGGCGCCGGCGTCTCCCGAGGCACCCCCGGTGGCGGCGGCCCCGACACGTCCCACGACCACCCAGCCGATCAATGTCCGGCCCGGCGAGGCGTCGTCCACCGGGGCCACCGGCACCCAGCCCCGGATCACCCCCGGTATGAGCAAGCCGCAGCCGGACGGGGGACGTACCACCGGTGCCGGCCGCCCGGCCAGCGGCGGCGGCCTACCGCCGGGGATCGGTAACGCGTCGGCGGTCGGGGCGGCCCGGGTCGGCGACGCGGTACGCGCAGCGCGTACCTCGGTCAGCTCGGCCGCGTCCCGCGGACCGCGCCGGGCCCGTCTGAACCTCAAGCGGATCGACCCCTGGTCCGTGATGAAGTTCGCGTTCGCCGTCTCGGTGGTGCTCTTCATCGTCGTGGTGGTCGCCACGTCGGTGCTCTACCTGGCGCTGGACGCGATGGGGGTGTTCCAGAGCGTCAACGACAGCCTGAGCGACCTGGTGAACGCCGGCGGCGGGCAGAGCACCAGCGGCTTCCAGATCACCGCCAAGGGCGTGATCCTCAGCTCGGCGCTGATCGGCCTGGTCAACGTGGTGCTGTTCACCGCGCTGGCCACGCTGGGAGCGTTCGTCTACAACGTCTGCGCCGACCTCGTCGGCGGGATCGAGTTGACTCTCGCCGAGCGGGACTGAGCGATCGGGACGCCGGGGCACCGTGGAATGCGGTCGCTCCGGCGTCTCGTACTCAGGTAGGTTTTGCAGGCGTCGACGGCCCGGCTCGCGGGCCCGGACCCCGATTTGGGGCCGGCTGAGCGGATGGGTTAACCTTGCTCGTCGCACGCGGGGCTATAGCTCAGTCGGTTAGAGCGCAGAGCTGATAACTCTGAGGTCGCTGGTTCGATTCCAGCTAGCCCCACCGCACGTCGTCCGACGGTAGTCGAGCGCGAGGGGTGTCCCCATGTTCAAGAAGCTGCTGATTCTGGCCGGCGTCGTCGGCGTGGCCGCCGTCGTGTTCAACAAGGTCAAGGCCTCCAACGACGAGCGCGCCCTGTGGCACGAGGCGACCACCGCGCCCGACCTGCGCTGAAGTCCGGCCGGCGGCGAGCGATCGGCGCAGCAGCCGCCCACGGGGCCCTAGCTCAACTGGCAGAGCACTGCCTTTGCAAGGCAGGGGTTAGGGGTTCGAGTCCCCTGGGCTCCACCAGCACTTTCCTCGGTTGATCTCGGTCCCGAGTACGTACCAGAGCAGCTCCAGCACCGTCCGCAGATCCTTCCCCTGGTCTAGCAGGATCGTCGCGAACGCGTGCCGCAGGTCGTGCAGATGTAGCCAGTCGAGCCCGGCCGCCGCACGGAGCTGATTGAAGCGCCGGACGAAAAGCGCCCTTCCCGGCAGGTCGACATCCGACCACCGCAGGCCCAACAGCTCAGTCGGGTTGGGACAGAAAGACACTGACAGCGGCGGCGAACTGCGCTTGAGCATCGTGATGCACAACATGACCGGCTGGCAGCTCGACAAGACGGGCCTGGCCGGCGCGACGAGCGATCATCTCGCGCGCGTGGCCGGCTGCCAGTTCACCGCTGCGCGTTCCACGGATCAGGAGGGTGGGGCAGCTGACCGAATCCCAGTCCTTCCAGTGGTCACCGTTGAGTGCTTTCTGGGACACCACCGTGTCATCGATGTCGAACGAGAAGCCCCAGCCGTTCTTCGACCGGCGGTAGGAACACTCCAGATAGGGAGCCGTGGCGCCCAGGGCCGAGGCCAGCGCATCACGGGATTGCGCTTGGCGAGGCAGGCTGGTGGTGAACGACCAGTCGCAGTCCACAACCGCGCCTGCGTCCTCGACGATCAGGGCGGTGACCCGGTCCGCGTGCCGGCCGGCGTACTGGTAGGCGTTCACGCCGCCGAGTGAGTGGCCCAGCACCGCCACAGGACCGACTTCCAGATGCCGGTGGAAGGCGGCAACGTCGGCAACATAATCGTCCCGCTCATAGCTTTCGGCACGGTCCGAGGCTCCATGCCCACGCTGATCGAGCGCGATCACCCGCCACCGCGGTGCCAACGCCTCAGCCAGCGGCGCGAATGCCGACGCTTCGTTGTAGTGCCCGTGAAGAGCCAGGAGCGGAGTGCCCGAACCACCAAAGTCAAGATACGAGAGCCTTCGAGCCCCAACGGTGAAGAACCCACGCATGGCCTGGAATTTTAGACCCCTGCAGTTGGCCATGAACAGCGCGGACAGGGAGGCTTGCACCTCGACCACGTGCTGAGTGTCCCCGGTTGGGCTGTACACCCACTTGTACAGCCGAACCGGCCGACGCGGAAGGGTGCCGACCGGCATCAACCGACGAAGCGAGCAGGTCAGCCGCGGTGACGACGCCGGCCGACCCGATCCTCTACGCGCGGCCGGCTCGCTAATGCTTTGCCGAGATCCGGCGGGGTTGCATAGGTTCGCCGGATGGTGAAGATCGAGACTGAGCGGCTTATCCTGCGGGATTGGCGCGCCTCCGACCTGTCGCCGTGGGCGGCCATGAACGCCGACCCCGAGGTCCGAGAGCATCTCGGGCCGCTACTCACTCCGGAGCAGGCCGCAGCCTCGATGCGCAGCTTCCAGGAAGATTTAGACCGGAATGGTTTCGGCTTCTGGGCTGTGGAGGTCCGCGACACAAGGCAATTTGTCGGGTTCGCTGGCTTGGACGTGGTGGACGAGGGCATGCCGTTCACCGGCGTGGAGGCTGGCTGGCGACTGTCCCGGTCGGCTTGGGGCCACGGGTACGCAACGGAGGCCGCGCTGGCGATGTTGCGATACGGCTTTGACAAGGTCGGGTTGACGGAAATCTTGGCCGTGACCACGAAGGCGAACCTGCGTTCGCAGGCGGTGATGCGCCGGATTGCAATGACCACGGACCCGGGTGAGGACTTTGACGACCCCGACGAAGACGAGAGTCCCTTGCGTCGTTGCGTGCTGTACCGCAAGCGTGCGGATGTGGTTTCGCAGACGTAGACGAGGCTCTCCTGACGCCAACCTGCGGATTCACCGCCGCCGACGCCACCTGGCGTGGCGTGGCTTCAGTGGTCGCGTCCGGCACCGCGATCGGGTGCGCTCATGTCTCCCGTTCCAGGCGTGCCATCGGCGAGCCCGTAGCGCAGGTAGACGGTGCCCCTGAGGTTGGCCACCGGCGGTTCGAGGAGCGTGACGTTCGTGGGCACCGCGCCACCGTCGAACACCTTCTTCCCGACGCCGAGCATGATCGGGTGCACCCAGAGGTCGAGACGGTCGAAGAGCTTCTCGCGTAGGAGGGTCTGCACCAGGTTCAGGCTGCCGACGACCTTCACGTGCTCGTGCCGGTCACGGATCTCGCGCACCTCGCCAGCCAGATCCGGGCCGAGTTGGGTGGACCCGGCCCACGAGAGGTCGGGCTTGCCGCGGGAGGCCACGTACTTCGGGACGCTGTTGAAGAGCGTGGCGATCTCGTTGTCCTCGCCGCCCTCCTGGTGCGGCCAGTAGGCGGCGAAGATGTCATACGTCCGCCGGCCGAGCAGGAGGGCGTCGGTGCCCTCGTACGCGGCAAACACCTGCGCCCCGGCGACCTCGTCCAGCAGGGGCGCCTGCCAGCCGCCGAACGGGAATCCCGCCGGGTCCTCGTCGGGGCCGCCGGGCGCCTGCCCGACGAGGTCGAGGGTTGCGAACAGCTCGATGTGGATGAGGCCCATGCCTTACTCCCGAAGAGTTGGTTGTCTCGGTCGCGAGGCAGACCTGTGGGCGCCGGCAGACTCATCGCTGCGACGGCACCCAGCTTCGTACGTGTCCACCGCCTCGCCCGGTGCGTCGGTCACCACCCCGCCCCGCGGTCAGCGTCCCTGCGACGCCGTCCGCAGGGCTCGGCAGGTACGCCGTTACGCCACCGTGCCGGGACGCCGCACCGGCGCTCCCGCTCACGATAGATCGAGGCGGCGTCCAAACTGGGTGCTTCCCTGCCGATGAGCGAGCACGGAAGCTCACCCTTCGGCCGCGATCGCCGCGATGGCGGCGTGCGGCCGATGAGTGCCGTCGCCGGGCCGCTGCAGGCGCTCAACTTCCGTGAAGCCGGCTCGCGCCAGTCGCTCGGAGAACTCGTCAACGGGCCAGCGATAGGCGGTCACGACCTTGTGGTCGAAGGCGGCGACCTCGTCACCTACGAAGAGAGCAAGCACCAACGTGCCGGCCGGGGCCATTACTCGCCGGAACTCAGCGAGCACGCCGTCGAGTTCTTGCGGCGGTAAATGGATCAACGAGCCCCAGGCCAGGATGCCGGCGATGGAGTGGTTGGCAACGGCGAGATCTTCCATCGACCCGAGTTGGTATTTGCCGCTCGGGTGGGCCGCCCGGGCATGGGCGATGAACTCGGGGACCAGGTCGATTCCCGTTGCGTCGGCGCCCAGCGAACGAAGGTAATCGGTGATATGGCCGGGCCCGCAGCCCAGATCGAGCACCGTGCCGGGTCGGCCCACCAGATGTCGCCCGATGAAGGCGAGATCGTCGGCGTGTACCTGCTGGCTCGTACCGAACAGCTCGATGTAGAGCTCTGCGACGGAGGCATACG contains:
- a CDS encoding dihydrofolate reductase family protein yields the protein MGLIHIELFATLDLVGQAPGGPDEDPAGFPFGGWQAPLLDEVAGAQVFAAYEGTDALLLGRRTYDIFAAYWPHQEGGEDNEIATLFNSVPKYVASRGKPDLSWAGSTQLGPDLAGEVREIRDRHEHVKVVGSLNLVQTLLREKLFDRLDLWVHPIMLGVGKKVFDGGAVPTNVTLLEPPVANLRGTVYLRYGLADGTPGTGDMSAPDRGAGRDH
- a CDS encoding DUF3566 domain-containing protein, with translation MTETQAKSGNTGTSANPVDEEAAKGGTPATGRAAVGRATVPADAPAPKFTRAPGMTPPPDQPGEDGGSGDKTEPSGVEAPASPEAPPVAAAPTRPTTTQPINVRPGEASSTGATGTQPRITPGMSKPQPDGGRTTGAGRPASGGGLPPGIGNASAVGAARVGDAVRAARTSVSSAASRGPRRARLNLKRIDPWSVMKFAFAVSVVLFIVVVVATSVLYLALDAMGVFQSVNDSLSDLVNAGGGQSTSGFQITAKGVILSSALIGLVNVVLFTALATLGAFVYNVCADLVGGIELTLAERD
- a CDS encoding class I SAM-dependent methyltransferase; this translates as MHMEQVRQAYASVAELYIELFGTSQQVHADDLAFIGRHLVGRPGTVLDLGCGPGHITDYLRSLGADATGIDLVPEFIAHARAAHPSGKYQLGSMEDLAVANHSIAGILAWGSLIHLPPQELDGVLAEFRRVMAPAGTLVLALFVGDEVAAFDHKVVTAYRWPVDEFSERLARAGFTEVERLQRPGDGTHRPHAAIAAIAAEG
- a CDS encoding tyrosine-type recombinase/integrase, with product MGLRWSDVDLPGRALFVRRFNQLRAAAGLDWLHLHDLRHAFATILLDQGKDLRTVLELLWYVLGTEINRGKCWWSPGDSNP
- a CDS encoding GNAT family N-acetyltransferase, with translation MVKIETERLILRDWRASDLSPWAAMNADPEVREHLGPLLTPEQAAASMRSFQEDLDRNGFGFWAVEVRDTRQFVGFAGLDVVDEGMPFTGVEAGWRLSRSAWGHGYATEAALAMLRYGFDKVGLTEILAVTTKANLRSQAVMRRIAMTTDPGEDFDDPDEDESPLRRCVLYRKRADVVSQT
- a CDS encoding alpha/beta fold hydrolase; translation: MVEVQASLSALFMANCRGLKFQAMRGFFTVGARRLSYLDFGGSGTPLLALHGHYNEASAFAPLAEALAPRWRVIALDQRGHGASDRAESYERDDYVADVAAFHRHLEVGPVAVLGHSLGGVNAYQYAGRHADRVTALIVEDAGAVVDCDWSFTTSLPRQAQSRDALASALGATAPYLECSYRRSKNGWGFSFDIDDTVVSQKALNGDHWKDWDSVSCPTLLIRGTRSGELAAGHAREMIARRAGQARLVELPAGHVVHHDAQAQFAAAVSVFLSQPD
- a CDS encoding DLW-39 family protein, which gives rise to MFKKLLILAGVVGVAAVVFNKVKASNDERALWHEATTAPDLR